A region from the Acyrthosiphon pisum isolate AL4f chromosome A1, pea_aphid_22Mar2018_4r6ur, whole genome shotgun sequence genome encodes:
- the LOC100569768 gene encoding ichor — MRLSNGSEGATDSMVEMLQFNEHFLDEDGTKFMLNPAELEDLLGRDQYAADGSPIAVSAQQQQQQQHLHGGHHHHGHHHQQPNVVDQPNTKPTANFADLKPLMPFHTITERVNINGIPGHHYQSIASNNRVAENNNNTATANNNMYYQNEYLVTSSTNAGLTKFKEEDTFVDNQFDEFEMLMGSPSFGPDTTVTASGDHPAVDGPDEWLSVGDDWASYEHPNGSPQDNKAGILADVTIHDLVASSQFPGMTNGGGGGTGSYHQQPPSSMQKPLYQQQQQPRELVTSNVPPPAPRPAAAAFMPLLQSRLQNGPANKAPLQDAGSYHMDCASSPSSSTPSYLAHSPTSHVVSTTDLGGYMPSAAAAAAAAAAAAAAASVHSSRPSPEFAHTTTPGQGPHMTTKKSRNRSGKAKGSGGGGGGGGGGGGVTARSTVVYCSDGNVARERTVHNCHICNRGFLNKSNIKVHLRTHTGEKPFRCEVCQKAFRQKAHLIKHAQIHKRSGRD, encoded by the coding sequence ATGCGGCTGTCCAACGGCAGCGAAGGGGCTACCGACTCCATGGTTGAAATGTTGCAGTTCAACGAGCACTTCCTGGACGAGGACGGTACCAAATTCATGTTGAATCCCGCCGAGCTGGAAGACCTGCTGGGACGCGATCAGTACGCTGCCGACGGTTCACCGATCGCTGTGTCAgcgcaacagcagcagcagcaacagcaccTCCACGGCGGTCACCACCACCACGGTCATCACCATCAACAACCGAACGTCGTTGATCAGCCCAACACCAAGCCAACCGCGAATTTTGCCGACCTCAAGCCGCTGATGCCGTTCCACACGATCACGGAGCGCGTGAACATCAACGGCATACCCGGCCACCACTACCAGTCGATCGCGTCTAATAATCGGGTGGCTGAGAACAACAACAACACGGCCACGGCCAACAACAACATGTACTATCAAAATGAATACCTGGTAACGTCGTCTACTAACGCGGGACTGACCAAGTTCAAGGAGGAGGACACGTTCGTGGATAATCAGTTCGACGAGTTTGAAATGCTAATGGGCAGTCCATCTTTTGGGCCAGACACGACGGTGACGGCAAGCGGCGACCACCCGGCCGTGGACGGTCCCGACGAGTGGCTAAGCGTGGGCGACGACTGGGCGTCATATGAACATCCGAACGGTTCGCCTCAAGACAACAAGGCTGGCATACTTGCGGACGTCACCATACACGACCTGGTAGCCAGTTCCCAGTTTCCGGGCATGACCAACGGAGGTGGCGGCGGGACAGGAAGTTATCACCAGCAGCCACCGTCCTCCATGCAGAAACCACTATaccaacagcagcagcagccccGTGAGCTGGTAACATCCAACGTGCCACCGCCCGCGCCCCGCCCAGCTGCCGCGGCGTTCATGCCACTACTCCAGAGCCGGCTGCAGAACGGACCGGCCAACAAAGCGCCGCTCCAAGACGCCGGCAGCTATCACATGGACTGCGCATCGTCACCGTCGTCGTCCACCCCGTCGTACCTGGCTCACAGCCCGACAAGTCACGTGGTCAGCACCACAGACCTGGGTGGTTACATGCCGTCCGCCGCGGCTGCTGCGGCGGCTGCAGCTGCTGCCGCTGCGGCCGCGTCCGTCCACAGTTCGCGACCGTCGCCCGAGTTCGCGCACACTACCACGCCTGGTCAAGGACCTCATATGACCACGAAAAAGTCACGGAACAGGAGTGGCAAGGCAAAGGGTAGTGGAGGCggtggtggtggaggtggtggtggCGGAGGAGTGACCGCCCGGAGCACCGTCGTCTACTGTTCGGATGGAAACGTGGCCAGGGAACGGACCGTCCACAACTGTCATATATGCAACCGTGGGTTCCTGAACAAAAGCAACATCAAGGTTCACCTGCGCACGCACACGGGCGAGAAACCGTTCCGGTGCGAGGTGTGCCAGAAGGCGTTCCGGCAGAAGGCCCATCTCATCAAGCACGCGCAGATCCACAAACGCAGTGGCCGGGACTGA